In Dyadobacter sp. NIV53, a single window of DNA contains:
- a CDS encoding LamG domain-containing protein, with amino-acid sequence MKAINSKLTLAITMLMIVGLTACYEKFDPESYAPSVSIGGFTSSGEIATSNLVAYWPFDGDYVDAISKTAGVNTGTSFANGLKGQAMKGAKNGYVLFNPTSAILGLQSFTIGYWVNSQSTTAAGGIIGLVTLSSKEAFWGNLETFFENGGTTTDGIFKAHIQNDTLDTWVSKDGIVNLYNSWTHIALSYDATSSTFSIYINGSKVNTTTVAKFGNLKWKNPGQIVFGANQFQTTPSLTKASEPQSWASYLTGLLDEVRIYNVALKDAEIDALVKLESRGK; translated from the coding sequence ATGAAAGCTATAAATTCTAAATTAACATTGGCAATCACCATGCTTATGATTGTCGGCCTAACAGCTTGTTACGAAAAGTTTGACCCTGAAAGTTATGCACCGAGCGTTTCGATTGGTGGTTTTACATCATCTGGGGAAATTGCAACTTCAAATCTGGTCGCTTACTGGCCTTTTGATGGCGATTATGTGGATGCGATATCAAAAACTGCTGGTGTAAACACCGGAACATCATTTGCAAATGGCTTGAAAGGGCAGGCTATGAAAGGTGCGAAAAATGGATATGTTTTATTTAATCCAACGAGCGCTATACTTGGCCTTCAGAGCTTCACAATAGGGTATTGGGTTAACAGTCAATCAACCACTGCTGCGGGAGGAATAATTGGTTTAGTAACACTCTCGAGTAAGGAAGCATTCTGGGGCAATCTTGAAACATTCTTTGAAAATGGTGGAACTACCACAGATGGAATTTTCAAGGCGCACATTCAGAATGATACATTGGATACCTGGGTTTCGAAAGATGGTATTGTAAACTTGTACAATTCGTGGACCCACATTGCTTTGTCTTATGATGCTACCTCTTCCACTTTTAGTATCTACATAAACGGATCTAAGGTGAACACAACAACGGTTGCTAAATTCGGTAACCTAAAATGGAAAAACCCAGGCCAGATAGTATTTGGAGCAAATCAATTTCAAACTACGCCAAGTTTAACAAAAGCATCAGAACCGCAATCTTGGGCAAGTTACCTTACGGGTTTGCTTGATGAAGTTAGAATCTATAATGTCGCTCTGAAAGACGCAGAAATAGACGCTCTTGTTAAACTAGAGTCAAGAGGAAAATAA
- a CDS encoding kelch repeat-containing protein, protein MMISFLKTGVLLVILNLWAVSVSAQIWEVSEPENLPEKRHENAMTTANGKLYLLGGRGIKPVDEYDFKKDSWTSLSKTPIEMSHFQAISFKDEIYVLGAFTGGYPHEVPIPNIYIFNPIKNEWRKGSEIPENRRRGAAGAFVLNDKIYLVCGIQDGHWDGQVTWFDEYDPATDKWKTLADAPRPRDHVQVAVIDHKLYVAGGRLSTARINQVLNTTIKEVDVYDFKSGKWSTLDASNNLPTLRAGNTTVAYGDKILIIGGESDAHVEAHNDVEAFDIRTQKWEKLPSLHQGRHGTQAVVLNKKVYIAAGSANRGGGPELNDMEILVK, encoded by the coding sequence ATGATGATTTCATTTCTAAAAACCGGAGTATTACTGGTTATTCTAAATTTATGGGCGGTATCAGTTTCTGCACAAATCTGGGAAGTTTCAGAACCAGAAAACCTTCCTGAAAAACGGCATGAAAATGCGATGACAACTGCCAATGGAAAGCTTTACTTATTAGGTGGCCGCGGAATTAAACCGGTTGACGAATATGATTTTAAAAAAGATTCATGGACAAGCCTTAGTAAAACACCTATTGAAATGAGTCATTTTCAGGCTATTTCGTTTAAGGATGAAATATATGTTCTGGGAGCGTTTACAGGCGGATATCCACATGAAGTTCCTATTCCAAACATTTATATTTTCAATCCAATCAAAAATGAATGGAGGAAAGGATCCGAAATCCCTGAGAACCGAAGACGTGGGGCAGCGGGTGCATTTGTATTGAATGACAAGATTTACCTGGTTTGTGGCATTCAGGATGGTCATTGGGACGGACAGGTTACATGGTTTGATGAATATGATCCGGCAACGGATAAATGGAAAACACTTGCTGATGCACCACGTCCAAGAGACCACGTACAGGTTGCAGTCATTGATCACAAACTTTATGTAGCAGGCGGAAGGCTTTCAACTGCACGAATCAATCAGGTACTTAATACGACGATCAAAGAAGTGGATGTATATGATTTTAAATCCGGAAAATGGTCAACCCTGGACGCATCCAATAATTTACCCACTTTACGTGCCGGCAATACTACTGTAGCTTATGGTGATAAAATTTTGATCATTGGCGGGGAAAGTGACGCGCATGTAGAAGCGCATAATGACGTAGAAGCATTCGATATCCGGACTCAAAAATGGGAAAAACTGCCATCGCTCCATCAGGGACGACATGGAACCCAGGCTGTTGTACTCAATAAGAAGGTCTACATTGCAGCAGGATCAGCTAATCGGGGCGGTGGCCCGGAACTAAATGATATGGAAATCCTGGTTAAATAG
- a CDS encoding glucoamylase family protein translates to MSFKNFVFFCFTVWFGISCKKENNPEPPVTVVPTSFGFNSLKVDGSYSGFSYVDVKPKPIIEFNFSAPLNSASFANAVSIISKTGEVVPYSTSLENGDSTVIIIPINALPYLSSYKVLISKALKSKSNGSLLSEVSINLITALDTTDKFPKITDEALLTLVQKQTFRYFWEFGHPTSGLARERNTSGDIVTSGGSGFGIMTIPVAIERNFITRAEGLERMQKIAGFLKDKTQKFHGAFPHWINGATGAVVPFSTKDNGADLVETSYLIQGLLTARQYFNNSNPAETALRTDINTIWNGVEWDWFQKDKGNVLYWHWSPDYNWDMNLPIKGWNECMITYALAASSPTHPIIKSVYDNGWTGNGSFVNGKSYLGITLPLGEAYGGPLFFSQYSFLGINPTNLKDGFTNYFTQNRNHTLINYNYCKSNPKGYYGYSDQCWGLTASDIPDGYTASSPTNDIGVIAPTAALSAFPYTPDESMKALKFFYYKLGDKIWGEYGFYDSFSLVQPWFANSYLAIDQGPVIVMIENHRTALLWDLFMSCPEVKTGMKNLGFQSPNL, encoded by the coding sequence ATGTCCTTCAAAAATTTTGTTTTTTTCTGCTTTACCGTATGGTTCGGGATTTCCTGTAAAAAGGAAAATAATCCCGAACCACCGGTAACGGTCGTTCCAACTTCGTTTGGTTTCAACAGCCTTAAGGTTGATGGCTCTTATAGTGGTTTCTCCTACGTCGATGTGAAGCCCAAGCCCATTATAGAATTCAACTTTTCAGCACCATTAAACAGTGCATCCTTCGCCAATGCAGTCAGTATTATATCCAAAACCGGTGAAGTTGTACCCTATTCCACCTCGCTGGAAAACGGGGACAGTACTGTAATAATAATTCCAATAAATGCATTGCCTTATCTAAGTTCCTATAAGGTTCTAATTTCCAAAGCCTTAAAGTCTAAATCTAACGGTTCGTTACTTAGTGAAGTCAGTATAAACCTTATAACCGCTCTCGACACAACCGATAAGTTCCCAAAAATTACCGACGAAGCACTTTTAACCCTGGTTCAAAAACAAACCTTCAGGTATTTCTGGGAATTTGGACATCCAACAAGTGGTTTGGCAAGAGAAAGAAATACATCCGGTGATATCGTAACCTCCGGTGGCAGCGGCTTTGGAATAATGACCATTCCGGTTGCTATTGAAAGAAATTTCATAACACGTGCAGAAGGACTGGAAAGAATGCAGAAGATCGCAGGTTTCCTGAAAGATAAAACACAAAAATTTCACGGCGCTTTTCCTCACTGGATCAATGGAGCAACCGGAGCGGTAGTACCATTCAGTACAAAAGACAATGGAGCCGACCTGGTTGAAACTTCTTACCTGATACAGGGATTACTGACTGCGAGACAATATTTCAACAATTCAAATCCTGCTGAAACTGCTTTAAGAACAGATATCAATACGATCTGGAATGGAGTAGAATGGGATTGGTTTCAAAAAGACAAGGGAAATGTATTGTACTGGCATTGGAGTCCTGATTATAATTGGGATATGAATTTGCCAATTAAAGGCTGGAACGAGTGTATGATTACTTACGCACTGGCGGCTTCGTCTCCAACGCATCCTATAATAAAATCAGTCTATGATAATGGCTGGACAGGCAATGGAAGTTTTGTCAACGGCAAATCTTATTTGGGAATTACATTGCCTTTAGGTGAAGCTTACGGAGGGCCATTATTTTTCTCACAGTATTCATTTTTAGGTATAAATCCAACCAACCTTAAAGATGGTTTCACCAATTATTTTACTCAAAACAGGAATCATACATTAATCAATTACAATTATTGCAAATCCAATCCTAAGGGATACTATGGATACAGTGACCAATGCTGGGGATTGACAGCCAGTGACATTCCAGATGGTTATACTGCCAGTTCGCCAACAAACGACATAGGTGTAATTGCTCCGACTGCAGCTTTATCTGCATTTCCGTACACGCCTGATGAATCCATGAAAGCTTTAAAGTTTTTCTATTATAAACTTGGTGATAAAATATGGGGCGAATACGGTTTCTATGATTCGTTTTCTCTGGTGCAACCCTGGTTCGCCAATTCGTATCTGGCTATTGACCAGGGTCCGGTAATTGTCATGATTGAAAATCACAGAACTGCCTTATTATGGGATCTTTTCATGAGTTGCCCGGAAGTGAAAACCGGAATGAAAAATCTTGGTTTCCAAAGTCCTAACCTGTAA
- a CDS encoding M1 family metallopeptidase, with translation MLNKTLIFCLLLISYCTFAQNKSFTHADTLRGSITPERAWWDLTYYHLQVTPNAKDSTLTGSTEIRYKVVKPYQIIQVDLQEPLQISKVTQDGQDLNFKRDGNAFFITLQKKQETGKQEAIVVSYSGRPKLAKRPPWDGGVQWIPDGKGNTIIATSCQGLGSSVWWPCKDHMYDEPDSMLISVTVPENMKDVSNGQLRNISKNPDNSQTFNWFVKNPINNYGVNMNVANYESWKEVYKGEKGDLNVSYYALPENLEKAKEQFKQVPMMLKAFEHWFGPYPFYEDGYKLVEVPYLGMEHQSSVTYGNKYKNGYLGRDLSGTGWGLKWDFIIIHESGHEWFANNITYKDVADMWVHESFTNYSENLFTEYYFGKEAGSDYVIGTRKLIANDSPIVGPFGVNESGSKDMYYKGGNMLHTIRQVVNNDEKWRQILRGLNKTFYHQTVDGSQIENYVSEHAGQNLSKVFDQYLRNIRIPVLEYTFKDKELQYRWANVVNGFDMPVIVKIDSGKDQFLNPTGEWKTLKVKEGKVLEVNRNFYVESKKVSAL, from the coding sequence ATGCTTAATAAGACCCTGATTTTCTGCCTGTTACTGATATCATATTGCACATTTGCACAAAATAAGTCTTTCACGCACGCTGATACTTTACGCGGATCTATCACACCTGAACGCGCCTGGTGGGATCTTACCTATTACCATTTGCAGGTGACACCTAATGCTAAAGACAGCACTTTAACCGGAAGTACTGAAATCCGTTATAAAGTAGTAAAGCCTTATCAAATAATACAGGTAGACTTACAGGAACCTTTGCAAATAAGTAAAGTAACACAGGATGGCCAGGACTTGAATTTTAAAAGAGATGGAAACGCATTTTTTATAACCTTACAGAAAAAACAGGAAACAGGAAAGCAGGAAGCAATTGTAGTCAGTTATTCGGGCCGGCCTAAACTGGCAAAACGTCCGCCATGGGACGGAGGTGTACAGTGGATCCCGGATGGAAAAGGAAATACCATTATTGCTACTTCTTGTCAGGGATTAGGTTCCAGCGTATGGTGGCCATGTAAAGATCACATGTATGACGAACCGGATAGTATGCTCATCAGCGTTACTGTTCCCGAAAATATGAAGGATGTTTCTAATGGTCAGTTACGCAATATTTCTAAAAATCCTGATAATTCCCAGACATTCAATTGGTTTGTAAAAAATCCTATAAACAATTATGGGGTAAATATGAACGTGGCCAATTATGAAAGCTGGAAGGAAGTCTATAAAGGTGAAAAGGGAGATCTCAATGTAAGTTATTATGCCCTGCCCGAAAACCTGGAAAAGGCAAAGGAACAATTTAAGCAGGTTCCTATGATGCTGAAAGCATTTGAGCACTGGTTTGGCCCTTATCCATTTTACGAAGATGGTTATAAACTGGTAGAGGTTCCATACCTGGGAATGGAACACCAGAGCTCGGTTACTTATGGCAATAAATATAAAAATGGTTATTTAGGCAGGGATTTATCCGGTACCGGCTGGGGATTGAAATGGGATTTTATTATCATTCACGAAAGTGGTCATGAATGGTTTGCCAACAATATTACCTACAAAGATGTGGCTGACATGTGGGTGCATGAAAGCTTTACCAATTATTCGGAAAATTTATTTACTGAATACTATTTCGGCAAAGAAGCAGGGTCGGACTATGTAATTGGAACGCGTAAACTGATTGCCAATGATAGCCCGATCGTTGGCCCATTTGGTGTGAACGAGTCAGGTTCGAAAGATATGTACTATAAAGGTGGAAATATGCTGCATACAATTCGTCAGGTTGTAAATAACGATGAGAAGTGGCGGCAAATTCTGCGTGGATTAAATAAGACTTTTTATCACCAAACTGTTGACGGTTCACAAATAGAAAATTATGTTAGTGAACATGCCGGGCAAAATTTGTCAAAAGTATTTGACCAGTATTTGAGAAATATCCGGATTCCTGTTTTGGAATATACTTTTAAAGATAAAGAGCTGCAATACCGGTGGGCTAATGTGGTAAATGGTTTTGATATGCCGGTAATAGTAAAAATTGACTCTGGAAAAGACCAGTTTCTTAATCCAACCGGTGAGTGGAAAACATTAAAAGTTAAAGAAGGGAAAGTGCTGGAAGTAAACCGGAATTTTTATGTTGAGTCTAAGAAAGTTTCAGCTTTATAA
- a CDS encoding thiamine diphosphokinase, giving the protein MSSHHIVKEKQEPALIIANGEACSGELLGQLLEWSPFIVVLDHAIYRVLELGIKIDVWMGDFDQQHDFEAIRSQQEPLEIISTPDQNKTDLEKAIDFLIDRGFPAANIVWATGRRADHAITNITNLVRYKEQIHLVLFDDHSKIFPLKCTYEKWYVAGTPISLIPIGQVEGIQTSGLKYNLNDEILILGYRSGNSNEAEKDGIVRISAQKGDLLIMECWD; this is encoded by the coding sequence ATGTCTTCTCATCACATTGTTAAAGAAAAACAGGAACCCGCTCTCATCATTGCAAATGGAGAAGCTTGTAGTGGAGAACTTCTTGGGCAGCTGTTAGAATGGAGCCCGTTTATAGTGGTATTGGATCATGCTATTTACCGTGTGCTTGAACTTGGAATCAAGATTGATGTCTGGATGGGTGATTTTGATCAGCAACATGATTTTGAAGCAATCCGGTCTCAGCAGGAACCCTTAGAAATTATCAGTACACCAGATCAGAATAAAACAGACCTGGAAAAAGCAATTGATTTTTTAATTGACCGTGGATTCCCGGCTGCTAATATTGTTTGGGCAACAGGCCGCCGTGCCGATCATGCTATAACTAATATTACCAATTTGGTTCGCTACAAAGAGCAGATACACCTTGTACTGTTCGACGATCATTCCAAAATTTTTCCTCTAAAATGTACTTACGAAAAATGGTATGTAGCAGGAACTCCGATTTCTTTAATTCCAATCGGACAGGTTGAAGGAATACAAACCAGTGGCCTGAAATATAACCTGAACGACGAAATCCTTATATTAGGTTATCGTTCAGGAAATAGTAACGAGGCGGAAAAAGATGGAATTGTACGGATTTCAGCTCAAAAAGGCGATCTCCTGATTATGGAATGCTGGGACTGA
- a CDS encoding DUF16 domain-containing protein, which produces MFLEERVDQLEILAVDQGKQIEIIAKGLATITTDMQRGFADVKQQQAKMNKELTLVKHQVAEVTINLSEFRIEVNQKFNRIETKFDKIDEKFDKIDEKFDKIDEKFDKIDEKFDKIDEKFDKIDEKFDKIDEKFDKIDERFDKMDERFDKMDERFDRMDQKFDDLITLIKSK; this is translated from the coding sequence AAGAACGGGTAGATCAATTAGAAATTTTAGCAGTGGATCAAGGTAAACAAATTGAAATAATTGCGAAGGGATTGGCAACAATTACCACTGATATGCAGCGCGGTTTTGCTGATGTAAAGCAACAGCAAGCTAAAATGAATAAGGAATTAACTCTAGTAAAACATCAGGTTGCAGAAGTAACCATTAACTTATCAGAATTTAGAATAGAGGTAAATCAGAAATTTAATAGAATAGAAACAAAGTTTGATAAGATAGACGAAAAGTTCGATAAGATAGACGAGAAATTTGATAAGATAGATGAGAAGTTTGATAAGATAGATGAGAAGTTTGATAAGATAGACGAGAAATTTGATAAGATAGATGAGAAGTTTGATAAGATAGATGAGAAATTTGATAAGATAGACGAAAGATTCGATAAGATGGATGAAAGATTCGATAAGATGGATGAACGATTTGACAGAATGGATCAGAAATTTGACGATCTTATAACTCTTATTAAAAGTAAATAA
- a CDS encoding glucoamylase family protein, which translates to MKILSYLTFFICLILGITNSNAQKKKANVTKPAIFNPADRPKNLSDTALLELVQKQTFRYFWDFAHPVSGLARERSNVAYDYGGEVTTTGGTGFGIMAMIVAADRKWYPRDSIAKRLLKMVKFLSKADNFHGAFPHWINGETGKIIPFGRKDDGGDLVESAFLFQGLLTARQYFNQDTPLENDLRNRITWIWNEIEWDWYTRGNPDQLYWHWSPNNGWAMNFELRGYNETLITYILGAASPRYPITAQVYHKCWVQSDHFKNGKEYYGIKLPLGFDFGGPLFFTHYSFLGLDPRNLKDQYADYWEQNVNHTLINYKHCVANPGKFEGYGENSWGLTASDTYNGYNAHSPNNDFGTISPTAALSSFPYTPDKSMKALRHFYDDLGDKIWSEYGFTDAFNESQNWYAKSHLAIDQGPIIVMIENYRTGLLWKLFMQDPDVQNGLKKLGFESPALEITSKN; encoded by the coding sequence ATGAAAATTTTATCTTACCTGACCTTTTTCATTTGTTTGATTCTTGGCATAACCAATAGTAATGCACAAAAGAAAAAAGCAAATGTTACTAAGCCTGCCATTTTTAATCCCGCCGACCGGCCAAAAAATTTATCAGATACAGCCCTGCTTGAACTGGTGCAAAAGCAAACTTTTCGTTATTTCTGGGATTTCGCTCATCCTGTAAGTGGCTTAGCCCGTGAAAGAAGCAACGTTGCCTACGATTACGGCGGAGAAGTAACGACAACTGGCGGAACAGGATTTGGCATTATGGCGATGATTGTGGCGGCTGACAGAAAATGGTATCCAAGGGATTCCATAGCAAAGCGACTTTTGAAAATGGTGAAATTCCTGTCAAAAGCTGATAATTTCCATGGTGCTTTTCCACACTGGATCAATGGGGAAACAGGAAAAATCATCCCGTTCGGACGTAAAGATGATGGTGGGGATTTGGTTGAATCGGCTTTTTTATTTCAGGGACTCTTAACAGCCCGGCAATATTTTAATCAGGATACACCTCTGGAAAATGATTTAAGGAACCGCATTACCTGGATTTGGAATGAAATAGAATGGGATTGGTACACACGCGGAAACCCGGATCAGCTTTACTGGCATTGGAGTCCGAATAATGGCTGGGCAATGAATTTTGAATTGAGAGGTTACAACGAAACGCTAATTACATATATTCTCGGTGCAGCTTCTCCACGTTATCCGATCACCGCACAGGTTTATCATAAATGCTGGGTGCAAAGCGATCATTTTAAAAATGGCAAAGAATATTACGGCATAAAATTACCTCTGGGTTTTGATTTCGGCGGCCCGTTATTCTTTACTCATTATTCATTTTTAGGTTTAGACCCACGTAATCTGAAAGACCAGTATGCTGATTATTGGGAGCAAAACGTAAACCATACTTTGATCAATTATAAACATTGCGTTGCCAATCCGGGTAAATTCGAAGGTTATGGAGAGAACAGCTGGGGACTAACAGCAAGTGATACTTACAATGGATATAATGCACATTCGCCCAATAACGATTTCGGCACAATTTCACCAACAGCTGCTTTATCATCATTTCCTTATACACCTGACAAATCAATGAAAGCACTTCGTCATTTTTATGACGATCTGGGAGATAAAATATGGAGCGAATATGGCTTCACAGATGCTTTCAACGAATCGCAGAACTGGTATGCTAAATCTCATCTGGCCATTGACCAGGGACCTATCATTGTAATGATAGAAAATTACAGGACCGGGCTCCTCTGGAAATTATTCATGCAGGATCCCGACGTTCAGAACGGATTAAAAAAATTAGGTTTTGAAAGTCCGGCACTTGAAATTACCAGCAAAAATTAA